In Cloacibacterium caeni, a single window of DNA contains:
- the rplO gene encoding 50S ribosomal protein L15, translating to MNLNNIQPASGATHNSKRVGRGQGSGKGGTSTKGHKGQKSRAGYSQKIGFEGGQMPLQRRLPKFGFNNINRKEYRAINLDTIQALVDAKNLSEVTKEVLVENGLSSKNELVKIMGRGELKSSVSISANKFTKSAEEAISKAGGKAITL from the coding sequence ATGAATTTAAATAATATTCAACCAGCATCTGGAGCTACTCATAATTCAAAAAGAGTAGGTAGAGGACAAGGTAGTGGCAAAGGTGGTACATCTACAAAAGGTCACAAAGGTCAAAAATCAAGAGCTGGTTACTCACAGAAAATAGGTTTTGAAGGTGGTCAGATGCCTTTACAAAGAAGATTACCAAAATTCGGATTTAATAACATTAACAGAAAAGAATACAGAGCTATTAATCTTGATACTATTCAAGCATTAGTAGACGCTAAAAATCTTTCTGAAGTTACTAAAGAAGTATTGGTGGAAAATGGTTTATCTTCTAAAAATGAATTAGTGAAAATTATGGGTAGAGGAGAACTTAAATCTTCTGTTTCTATTTCTGCTAACAAATTCACTAAATCTGCTGAAGAGGCAATCTCTAAAGCAGGAGGTAAAGCGATCACTCTTTAA
- the rplF gene encoding 50S ribosomal protein L6: MSRIGKSIIEIPAGVTVTVNDNVVTVKGPKGELSQEITGGITLEQEDGKITVSRPSEAKNHKALHGLYRALINNMIVGTAEGFTKKLELVGVGYRASHSGQKLELALGFSHGIVLDLPKEITVDTLTEKGKNPIITLSSYDKQLLGMVAAKIRSFRKPEPYKGKGVKFVGEIIRRKAGKSA; encoded by the coding sequence ATGTCAAGAATTGGTAAATCAATTATAGAAATTCCTGCAGGTGTTACAGTTACTGTAAACGATAATGTAGTAACTGTGAAAGGTCCTAAAGGAGAACTTTCTCAAGAAATTACAGGCGGAATTACTCTTGAGCAAGAAGATGGTAAAATCACTGTAAGCAGACCATCTGAAGCTAAAAATCATAAAGCATTACACGGTCTATACAGAGCGTTAATCAATAATATGATTGTAGGAACCGCAGAAGGTTTCACAAAAAAATTAGAATTAGTAGGGGTAGGTTATAGAGCATCTCACTCTGGTCAAAAACTAGAATTAGCTCTAGGTTTCTCTCACGGTATCGTACTAGATCTTCCAAAAGAAATCACAGTAGATACTTTAACAGAAAAAGGTAAAAACCCAATCATCACTTTGTCATCTTATGACAAACAATTATTGGGAATGGTGGCTGCTAAAATTCGCTCATTCAGAAAACCAGAACCATACAAAGGTAAAGGTGTGAAATTCGTTGGTGAAATAATTAGACGTAAAGCTGGTAAATCTGCTTAA
- the rplR gene encoding 50S ribosomal protein L18 — translation MALTKVQKRDRIKRRVRGKISGTSSAPRLSVYKSNKEIYAQLIDDKEGKTLVAASSREKGVDANGTKTEVATAVGKKIAEKALAAGFEKVVFDRNGFVYHGRVKALADGAREGGLKF, via the coding sequence ATGGCATTAACAAAAGTACAAAAAAGAGATAGAATTAAAAGAAGAGTAAGAGGCAAAATCTCTGGAACTTCTTCAGCGCCAAGACTTTCTGTTTACAAGAGTAACAAAGAAATCTACGCTCAATTAATTGACGATAAAGAAGGTAAAACTTTAGTAGCTGCTTCTTCTAGAGAGAAAGGAGTAGATGCTAATGGAACTAAAACTGAAGTTGCAACTGCAGTAGGTAAGAAAATTGCTGAAAAAGCTTTAGCTGCTGGATTTGAAAAAGTAGTTTTTGATAGAAACGGTTTCGTATATCACGGTAGAGTAAAAGCTCTTGCAGACGGTGCTAGAGAAGGTGGTTTGAAATTTTAA
- the rpsE gene encoding 30S ribosomal protein S5 translates to MLGLDNIERVKPGGLELKDRLVAVNRVTKVTKGGRAFGFSAIVVVGNEDGVIGFGLGKSKEVASAIAKAVEDAKKNLVKVPVMNHTIPHQTSARYGGADIFLRPASHGTGLIAGGAVRAVLESAGVHDVLSKSKGSSNPHNVVKATFKALLDIRRPEEIARMRGISLTKVFNG, encoded by the coding sequence ATGTTAGGATTAGATAATATAGAAAGAGTAAAACCAGGTGGTCTAGAACTTAAAGATCGTCTAGTTGCCGTAAACAGAGTAACTAAAGTAACCAAAGGAGGTAGAGCTTTCGGATTTTCTGCAATCGTAGTAGTAGGTAATGAAGACGGTGTAATCGGTTTCGGTTTAGGTAAATCTAAAGAAGTTGCTTCTGCTATTGCTAAAGCAGTAGAAGATGCTAAGAAAAATTTAGTGAAAGTTCCTGTAATGAATCATACAATCCCTCACCAAACTTCTGCTAGATACGGTGGTGCTGATATCTTCTTAAGACCAGCTTCTCACGGTACAGGATTAATCGCAGGAGGTGCGGTAAGAGCGGTACTAGAATCTGCAGGAGTACATGATGTACTTTCAAAATCTAAAGGTTCTTCTAACCCTCACAATGTGGTAAAGGCAACTTTCAAAGCATTGTTAGATATCAGAAGACCAGAAGAAATTGCAAGAATGAGAGGAATTTCTTTAACTAAAGTGTTTAACGGTTAA
- the rpmD gene encoding 50S ribosomal protein L30: MATIKIKQVRSAIKRPKVQKDTLVALGLKKLNQVVEHEATPSILGMVAAVRHLVEVQEN; encoded by the coding sequence ATGGCAACAATTAAAATCAAACAAGTAAGAAGTGCTATCAAAAGACCTAAAGTACAAAAAGATACTTTAGTAGCTCTTGGTCTTAAAAAATTAAACCAAGTTGTAGAACACGAAGCTACTCCATCTATCTTAGGTATGGTAGCAGCAGTGAGACATTTAGTAGAAGTACAGGAAAACTAA
- the rpsH gene encoding 30S ribosomal protein S8, with protein sequence MVTDPISDFLTRVRNAQSAGHKVVEIPASKIKKEITKILFDQGYILNYKFEDNAVQGTIKIALKYDKQTNKPAIKSIQRASRPGLRKYAGSEELPRVLNGLGVAIISTSKGVMTDKKAREEKVGGEVICYVY encoded by the coding sequence ATGGTAACAGATCCAATTTCAGATTTCCTAACTAGAGTAAGGAACGCACAAAGCGCAGGCCACAAAGTGGTGGAAATTCCTGCATCAAAAATCAAAAAGGAGATTACGAAAATCTTATTTGATCAAGGTTACATCTTAAACTACAAGTTTGAAGATAACGCTGTTCAAGGGACTATCAAAATCGCTTTGAAATATGATAAGCAAACTAACAAACCGGCTATTAAGTCTATCCAAAGAGCTTCTAGACCAGGTTTGAGAAAATACGCTGGTAGTGAAGAATTACCAAGAGTATTAAATGGTTTAGGTGTAGCTATCATCTCTACTTCTAAGGGAGTAATGACTGATAAGAAAGCCAGAGAAGAAAAAGTAGGTGGCGAAGTAATCTGCTATGTTTATTAA
- the secY gene encoding preprotein translocase subunit SecY, giving the protein MKGFIQTLKNIWSLQELRDKIIVTLSLILVYRFASYISLPAINMAEVGNLLDHFQKQGGGKQAAGLLGLLSSFTGGAFSHASIMALGIMPYISASIIVQLMGMAIPYLQKLQKDGESGRKTLNQITRWLTIGVCLVQAPFYLGTITQVFLPYEQFRSAYYIDPQSIAFYVPSVVILVAGSIFAMWLGEKITDKGIGNGISILIMVGILAGLPTAFLQEFTTQTGNGGLGSIMILIEVLFWLVVILLAIVLSVAVRKIPIQYVSRAHATGGANRNLLQGARQWIPLKVNASGVMPLIFAQALMFVPGLLTKFDDTNTFLAGFKNPFSWQYNVLLVILIIIFSYFYTAITIPVNQMADDLKRNGGLIPKVRPGQETANYLDDILSKITLPGAFFLSIFAILPALVHGGFVQTEGFSHFFGGTSLLIMVGVILDTVQQINTYLLNHHYDGLMQSKLSRTSNL; this is encoded by the coding sequence ATGAAAGGTTTTATTCAAACACTTAAAAACATCTGGAGTTTACAAGAATTGAGGGACAAGATTATTGTCACTCTTTCTTTGATTCTAGTATATAGATTTGCTTCTTATATTTCTCTACCAGCTATTAACATGGCAGAAGTAGGAAATTTATTAGATCATTTTCAGAAACAAGGTGGCGGTAAACAAGCTGCAGGTCTATTAGGTCTATTATCATCATTTACTGGAGGAGCTTTCAGTCATGCTTCAATCATGGCTTTAGGAATCATGCCGTACATTTCCGCATCTATTATTGTGCAGCTTATGGGAATGGCAATTCCTTATTTACAGAAACTTCAGAAAGATGGTGAAAGTGGTAGAAAAACCTTAAATCAGATTACAAGATGGTTAACAATAGGTGTTTGTCTCGTACAAGCACCATTTTACCTAGGTACTATTACACAGGTTTTTTTACCTTACGAACAGTTTAGATCTGCGTATTATATTGATCCGCAATCTATTGCATTTTATGTTCCAAGTGTAGTGATATTAGTTGCAGGTTCTATCTTTGCAATGTGGTTAGGAGAAAAAATTACAGATAAAGGTATTGGTAACGGGATTTCTATCTTAATTATGGTAGGGATTCTAGCTGGTTTACCAACTGCATTTTTACAAGAATTTACTACTCAAACAGGAAACGGAGGTTTAGGAAGCATCATGATTCTCATCGAAGTTTTATTCTGGTTGGTAGTAATCTTATTAGCAATTGTACTTTCAGTTGCGGTAAGAAAAATTCCTATTCAGTATGTAAGTAGAGCTCACGCAACAGGTGGTGCAAACAGAAATTTATTACAAGGAGCAAGACAATGGATTCCTCTAAAAGTAAATGCATCTGGAGTAATGCCACTAATTTTCGCACAAGCATTAATGTTTGTTCCTGGTTTGTTAACTAAATTCGATGATACCAATACTTTCTTAGCAGGATTCAAAAATCCATTCAGCTGGCAGTATAATGTATTATTAGTAATTTTAATTATCATCTTCTCTTATTTCTACACAGCCATCACTATTCCAGTGAATCAAATGGCAGATGACTTAAAGAGAAATGGAGGTTTAATACCGAAAGTAAGACCAGGACAAGAGACTGCAAATTACTTAGATGATATTTTATCTAAAATAACCTTGCCAGGTGCGTTTTTTTTATCTATCTTTGCAATCCTTCCAGCTTTAGTGCATGGAGGCTTTGTTCAGACTGAAGGATTCTCCCATTTTTTCGGAGGAACTTCTTTATTGATCATGGTAGGAGTAATTTTAGATACAGTTCAGCAAATCAATACGTATTTGTTGAACCATCACTATGATGGATTGATGCAATCTAAATTATCTAGAACATCAAACTTATAA